aaaaaaaaataatttgaagatGTTGAAGGTTCTGTTTCGTGTAGCCGAGGGATCGTATtgctgaaaaataaacaaaattgtGGAGTATCGCTATTCGGTTGAGTAACACCTTTTCTTAATGAAAATAGCTTGACATTAACGTTGACATTAAGTAATCAAACGCACAGCAGTAAGCATAGTAGTTGCATTCTTCATGAATGAATTAACTACTAAATAAAGCATAGCTGTTGGTTACTTTTAAAACTGAAACCCCGATGTAGGTGATATTCTGCAGCGAAGCCAATGATAGCGAAATCGTcaagcgataaaaaaaatacaagatgTATTTAAGCAGGCGTAGGCATTGCGTTGCGTGTTGCCtcatagaaaataaaaataaacgtgatatatggagagaaaaaattaatatcctGTCATCTCGGCGAAAGTTGAGTCTAAGTCGTCACAGATGGCTTTGAACTTTTCCTTCTCTCCTCTCAGTTCGTCTGGAATGCAGAAATTCGATTACTGAATATCGCTGTGTACCGATCGTTTGAAAACTCATCATCCAAATTTTCGCATACACGCGATTCCCAATATCGGAATACGGAAATTCTTTTGCGAAGATTTAACAAAACATTCCGGAAAATACCTTCTTTCATTTCAACATCCTTCAACAACATTTTTACGGTACGTTCTGCACCGATCGCCCGCTTCTCAGTTCCCTTAAACTTTGCCTTCAGTTGCTTCAACTGTATTTTCAATTCCTCCACTCTTTGATTggcctgaaatatttttcattcgtcaaCTTGGAGATTCCCGAACACAGGGTCGCAAAACTCGTACGATTGTCTGATCAGTGAACGCAAAATACATATATCGGTATGACGTACCTTCTCTTCAGAGACCTCGAGCGACTTTACTATGTTTTGTACAATGAACAGCTCATCTTCTCTCTCTACAATTTTTCTACGGCAGAAACGTTGAAATTAAATCTGACAATTCATGCTGATTGAATAaactataaatattaatttttctatcaGAGTGTCGGAATGCTTCAAAATCAATACTAACGCTTCGCTAGTCTTGACTCTCTCCTCGGCGGCTTCCAATTCTTCCTCAACAAACTGCAGTTTCTTTGAAATCTCGTCGGATTTTTGGTCCGCATCTTCAGCCAGTAGTCGCGCATCTTTTAACTCTGCCGTCAACTTCTCCATGCGCTCTTCGTCCAGCCGACTCCTGTCCTCCAATACTTTGCACATTCTGTAAGAAAATGGAAAGGCCAATAAGTGAAGCTGAATCCCCGCACATTTTGAACTTTATTACTTTGTATCTACAAACCGGAAACCAAGAATTACCTACCGTTTGGCATCATCCGCTAATTCGGTTGCCCGCGTCAATTTTATCTGGGCTGTCAAACGCGTTTCCTCTCTTTTGTGAAGATCCTGTTCAATCTGCTGGACCCTCCTTGTCAATCCGGACAGGTCCTGCTCCGCCTTTTAATAcagcaaaatttcatttaaaaaaagtacaaTCCTAATTCTGTACACGTGAAAAGAAGTACTCAACTTGGTACCACGCAGTTGGATTTATACAGAATTTATGTAGATGTACTTACCTTCGAAAAGGATTTTTCGCACTGCTCCAGGGCCTTGGTAGATTGCTCAAGGTTGGCTTTGCTGATAGTGTAATCACGCTCTAGCTGTGCAAGACGCTTGCCCAGGTCTCGGACCTcgtcgtttgttttttcgGCACGTAGATTTTCCGCCTTTGCCTTGTTCTCGTTAGTTTCCACCTTTTCACTAGCGGCCTCCATCTCCAGCTTCAGAGCTGCAATCTTCTTCTTGATCGCGTCCATTGTGGTGCCTGCTTTCTAATCTCTTAGCGTTTACGGAAATTGATACCAGCGTTGTTCCTCTGACGCTGGAAATGTTACTTGACTTATTTCCAGAGTcggtatttttcaactttgccGGTATAAAATAGTCTCGAGCCTAGGATATGTTGAAACACGTCTAAAGGTGCGGTAATCACTTGCCCAGGATAATATTGCCGTTTGTTGGAAACGATActattgaaatattatataatacactTTGGCGGAAAAATGAATAGCCAATGAACAGAAATCGGAGTTTCAACACATTCGTTATTATTTCCATTAACCCGATTTTACGGAAGACCCTAAGTTGAGATCGAAGCTATCTTTGGTATCTATAAAGAAGCCGGAAAAGGTTTTTTGAAAAGATGCGATTTTGTGACAAACTTACTTTTTGCGAGGAGCTGGACCTCAATGGAGAATTCAACACACCCGGATGCCTTCCGATGCTAAGctaaaataaaactaaacgATACGAAGATGCAGCAACGGCATAAGGCTCCTCGGGCGATCCAAACCAATCCGATCCAATTCTATAATTGCTATGCGTCTTGGCTGTGATCCCGATTTCCTCTGGGCTCGTTGCCGGTCAACCCTCGTCGCTGCACTAAAGAACCGAAATGCGATCTCCACCTCCCCATTCTATTTTAGGCCAAAGGAATCTTAGTACTCTTTAAACACGATGTCGAATCTCATTGTAAACAGCGACAAATGGTTTGGAATCGAAATAAGAACTGAGATAAGATATTACCGagagtatacatatatgtccTACCTTATATAGCAATATGTACGGAAAGTTAACGTTCAAGATCGCTCGCATCGCATTTATCCCACCAGTACCACATGTTCGATCTACGTGCATCTCAATATTAACGCTAAAGAAAGACTAATTTTGGGAATATGTCAATTACACAAATAATACCCAGCTTTTGCATTCAACGGTCTATTATGTGATACGTAGTATATAGCTCCGTATTTACACTTAAGCAGATATAATTTACTGTTAGGTACAATGTTTCTTACGGGATGGCGTATTACGTATCTCATAATATTATCGTTGAATTGTATTCTATGtaagtaaaattatttattcacaaaGCTGTCAATATTCGAGATGTTATTTACTGAGTTATCTGTGAATTACGTTTGTTGTATTCCAAGTTGTTGTGATAACGATTTTCTGTTATTCCTGAGTTGAACTTACTATCACTacttacgttttttctttaagATCTTTTCGTTACCTTTCAAGTGAAAGTTTAGGCTTATAAAGTGGTATAAAAGATTTTAATAAATCACGTGTTTGTGACACCTCATATCACTAATCACCGCAGAATTCactttataataaattgtaagtTTATTCTAGTAATTGATCATCATGTTTTACTTTAAATCCATACCATCATGTATTGACAAACACAAAAGCTACAAACAAAGAATGATCAGCATCCAAATTCTCCGAAACAAGTAtcaagagaaagaagaaaaactgcACAACctgccaaataattcaatcttaaTGCCTCAAAAAGTAAATTCACAACTTGAATATTTTGACCATCTCAACGGTTATCGTCAATTTGATACTACTTAATTATACGTTACCCATATAAGTTtctaataaattaaatataacaaGTATTAATTATAGACATGGTGCTTATTGTGAGTGGACTGAGCTCATGGCACATAGTGAAGGCATCAACAACAATAGTTCAAATGTAAAGTACACTTTGCAATAAGTAATCGTACCACAGTAAGCGCTCCGTATATTACTTATATCTAATACGTACAACGAAACATACACGTAATTACAATCATAGGGCCGGAAATGGTAACGTATCCACATAGAAAACAAgccttcgtatttttttggCACATTGCCAGACAAGGAGGGCTATATGTCAAATTGACATACTACCGCCTTATGTGACAGAAttcgattgattttcaagcaaaaattcaagatatcTTGGACGTTGTGCCATAAGAACAAAATACCATCTCAAGTCAGTAAGTAAGGTAGCAGTTTATAGACCATTTTCCGTAATATTTTACCCAATAACTGGGAAAATGAACAATGTGTAAGCTacattttaattgaaaaattgcaactCATTGATCGGAAGTGTTTGAAGTACCAGTCAGTCTGTAATATTGCTTTTGATTtaattgttatcattatcgAATAATTTGTGTCATGAACAAGATATACTACTTGAATTTCTACTGTCTTAACATCATAGTGAATTCACTCGAACAGATTCATGTTATTGagatcaaatattataagaaacTCAAgagaatattgaataaataagaaaCAGTCACAGGTATTACTCTTTTTACATATCAGAGTTGTAAAAGCTACCAATGCTAAACTGAGATACAACTGGTGTTCATTAAGTACGTAAATAAATTGCTCGGCAATTCATGGGTAAAATCGTAATTCACTGTCCacgcaaaaaatttgaacatctTATTATTAAGTAGCAATACTCACTACAAAATACCTAATGGTTAAATTAACTAGAACATGTATTTTAGCACGAAAGTAATACGATTCAATCGTATTCAGAAATACACATAACGCTCTATAAATTTAATGTAGTAGACTGAAAATACTTCAACTTTGAATTTCTATAACGGAACTAACAATGATGAACAGTTTcagtaaagtaaattttacaGATGAAACTCATGTTGCAATAGACATATAATTTGGTCAATATTTGTTTTGCAATTAAAACACTTGACACCGtagatatttcttttttaaaataagtagacAATTCAAATCAACATAATCAATATGTGAATCAGACTTCAGGACCATTCGTATTTTATACTCCTAAATTTATCACCATATGACACAATATTCATCAATAACCTATCTAAGTTGAAAGTATAATTCAAAGCATGGGcggaaatattaaatttttggcaaatatCATCGGATACAGATTCAGTAAGAAATATTCTTAAGCCTTAAAATGTGCTCATTTGGTATTTATAATCATTGTATCGTCATCTGGATAAGTTAGAGCCAGTTTCAGAATCAATCAAAGTTGACATATAATGTGTTGGTGTGTGCGACAACAGCAGTTGAGCAGCGTCCTCGCGTCCTAACGCTTGAAGCTGTTGGACTAAAGAGCCTACAGTGGAATCAGTTCCAGCGCAGTTCAGCAGTCTGAGGAAAAGTCATTGATAACCCTATGTGTAAATCACTCATCACTTATGGCTAAGCTACAACTTTGGCCACATGTTGTGTTCCGCagaattcaaattattcttgcatattgaataattaacaGCATCAAACCACACGattttatatacacatttGTAATATGgtaaatgtgaaattaaagtAACACGGTTCAGTTTGATAGGTTGCTAACTTATTGTGAGTGgaaatataagtataatactAACCGTAGGGTTGGACTATCTGTTGTACTATCAAACTGTGCTACTCGATCACCAAGACCAAGCCTAACTGCAAGGAGACACCAATCTCTGCCATGAGATTCTGGAGGATCCAGCATCTGGGCTAATCGTCTTTGGACACTGGCCTTTATCTGCTTTACTGGTAATCGTGTACCAGATATTGTTTCATGGTTTAATGATAAACCAAACCCAACGATTTCCCAAATACTTTCTTGCTGCCCGTTGAATGGATTCTTCATTATCGCTTCATCTAAGCTCAAATCAATCAGTGCTGAAAGAAACGTTGCTGGTTCCCAGCTATGTATCACCTAGAAAAAGAACATTTCTATTAATAGGTGCACAGAAGGTAACAAAAGGCGATGTGCATCACTGAAGATTGTGGTCAAAAGGGATTGTTTAAGATGTGTTGCACAGAGCAAATAAACGTAGTCCGAGCTCAACAAACCTCATCATAGTCTCGAAGCTGACTGGGGCTTAACCAATGCTTTTCTAGCAGCATACCCGGAGCTACAATTTCCACAGTGGTATCCAGAGCATCAAGAATGACGTTGAATAATCCTGCACATTGACGGCTAGTTCCTCGAGGTCCGCGAACTCTTACCTCTATGTAACCTTGATCTTCTTCTTCTAAAGTAACTATACTCTCACAGGCTCCCACGCATAACTTTGATCCCCGCCACCACTGATATAAATCCGAATCGCGAGGGTCCCAAGACTGTGTGATTTTTCGCAACTGGGCCTTAGAAATTAATAATaggtataaatgaaaaaactccAGGCACACTGACAACATACGAGAATGACGACACagtttttcatcttttccaGATATCTCACCTGCAAATGAGGAAATATAGGTGACAAGTGGTATAATGACGCTTCTCCTAGGCAAAACCGCAATCCTGCATGGGGCAAGGTTGTAGGAGAAGACTTCCAAGGTTCCCAAAGGCCAGGCAATCGTTCTATCAAATTCAAACAGGGAAGTTCAAACTCCACTTCATCTTCGTCAACTTCACACTGTGAATGAAGTATTATTACGAATTGCATATGCTTTCCAATATTGAATGTATTCATTTACAGATcgttaattttacttttcaagCCATAATGCATAGCaggattatttaaaaaatccgaATTTCTTAATATTAGCAATGAACTTACCGGTATACAGAGATTCATAGCTTGGAGAGCTTGCAGTGCTTGAGCAGCTGGACAAGGACACCTAGCTTGAAAGTCATCCATTGTATAAACTCCGGTAGTACGTCCTCCCAAACGACCTCTGTGTTCTGGACTCAATTGCCAACCAATAACGTCTCGCCAAAGCCACTCGGGATTGAGTACTACCAAATCATCAGGTAGAAGTACGCATTCTCCTAAGGCCTGAATCATTGACAGCTTATTCCACCAGTGAAATATAAAGTTTCTCACTATATTTTAGAATAAAAAACGTATCCGACTGCTTGAACTTTGAAGAGTATGCCATAGTACGTTACCTGTAGCTGTTGTCCAAGTTGTCTACAATGATCTAAAGATGTCAAAGGATTAACTTTTCTCACGTCTGCCAATAGCTCCTCAAGAGTTAACATAACTGGTGTTTCTTCCATGGTCTGCAAATGTGACCTCCATACTTCTACCAGCCCTGTCCATACCAAAGCTCCCTATAAAATTATAAGAGAAAttggaaattgttttttttttaatttgtttacatataCGCCCATAAATCTATATTAAGCAAAACGCACACAAGTTGTAAGCTTCTTGGTATTCAAAGATTGCACACTACGGAAAACATGCTCCATGTAAAAAACACAGTGTCATGCATctaaaatttcacaaactaatacaagtatatttttcatctcaaaataaaaaaaatcatcaaccTGCAATTCAAGATTTGCCAAGGGCGCGTACGTGGGTGCGGCACTCGACTCGTGACTTTGACGAAAAGTTTCCGTAGCTCCCCCTCCTCCCTACACCATGCATTGCATGCATTAAAGCTGCAGTTAATCAACTTTCacagtgagaaaaataatcgggAAATATTTCTTTGCTTGGACTCACATCGAGAAAGAGCACTTTCAAAGATTATGCAagtattgaataattttacttaATATGTAAAATAGCGAAGGAAACTGATAATGTAAGATGGTTCTTGCACTCAGGTGATAACAATTACTTGAACCAAAGTTTCAAAACATAGTTAATGTATGTACAAATGCAATGATAATTCTATAAGACGGATTTTGTCAAAGCTTACACAAATAGATATATATCATACGTCTTGTAGACCAATTTACATAAATATAGGTATGCAAAAATGAGTCTTGCTGCAAATTACTGATGTGatcaaatatatattatgatgTCTGAATTTAAAATATCAATTCAAGTGTGCTTGAAAGAGATCATTTTAACACACTTGTAAACGATACTTCTCAAGCTATATGGCAAAAGAGCATACCTCCTATAATCTGCATTTAACCATAGAATTCCGACTCTTTTGCTATGTAGCCACAGACATCAGAGTAACTTTACTCATAACATCATATGAAATGCCAATTATGCAACAAACTTACAGGAACGCGATGTTACAAAAGGATCTTGTTTTGTTGCAATTCCTTCCTTCACCAATGATATATGAGCAAAAACTCATGCCATGAAATCATGCATAGAATAGTGTATCTCAAGGTtaagaaataacaatttaaGGTAATAAAAATCCATAATAAATGATGGTTATGTATACCCAGAAAATGTAAATACTGAAAGGATAAGGATACTCATAGTTATTTGTACTCAATAATTGCTGGTATTTGTCACAAACTTACACAATAATTCCATACTTATTACATTAGTTTCCCAAGCAAACCTTGTCCTTTCCTATTATTTGTGACAAAATATAAGACTGAAAAACTGAATAAAAAGTGAAGCAGCGACTATTTCACCTCATTAAATTGTGCTCTGATGGAATTTAAATAGGTTCTAAGAAGCTTAAGTCCAGGGCTGGATGGATTCGTTGCATCTAGTGCAACCAGCTGAGGTTCATCTCCCAAAATTGACATGTATTCACTTAACAGGGGCAGGAGTGGAGCTAGAAGGCTTACTCCATTAGACGTAGGAACTGGAGTTTCAGGAGCATAAGTTCCAACTAATATTACTTTCACATCACTACATCTGCCCCCAAATCCTGTGACACACAAAAGGCAGTTTTACATATCCCTGATTATATAGCTACCACATAAAGtacattgtgaaaaattaataatgtaatgaaaatagTGTTGATAAAATTGTACTGTAAAATATGATGCTAGTAAGAAGTAACGGAATTGTACATATTCAATTACAGTGAGTGGTGCATACCGATATTGGTTGGTTGAATACGATCTAAAATGTATCGCAGCCAGAACCTTGCTTGCTGTACCTGAACAGTTAATGGTTCTCTGAGACTGATTGTAACAAGGTGAACAGCAGGCTGTTGATATGTCAAAACATGATGGTATGCTATTAAATATTCCTCACGGCCGCATAACTCCCAAAACACACAATCACCTCCTAAACAAATGAGTTTTCAATGAAGCCCCAAATATGAAGTCGACTTTCACTCTTCACGCATTTGTGAGAATCACAACTAGCTCTAGACACATTTTATTACCTGCATTTCCACGACTCCATTCCACCCCCAAAGTACCTTCATATTCACTGTCACTATATTCGAAACTCAAGGAGCCGTGTTTGCTGGTTACATCCAATTCAATACTTGGTTCTCTCTAAAAGTAATATGAATATCAAAGATTGCATGTCACGTCTGATTTCTTCCCATCATTTCTAATTAAGAGGTGATTAACTACACATAGGAATGCCTACTTTTGCAGTACAGTTCTGACTCCGGGATCTTCGGAAAAATCCAAAACTGAAGAGACCTGACTTGAGAGAACGTACTAGAGATGATTTTCCCGACGCACAATGCCCCAAAAGTCGGATATGAAGACGTTCTATGGGTCTTTGGGTTGGCTGTAGTTGTCGTATATAATTATCCCTCTGCACTGGCTAGGGTAATACAACATTTCAATGTTATTTTAAACTTTTGCTTACCTAAGAACCTAATTTCTACATCAGGCCCAAAAATAACTTGTGAATCAGAAACAAGCTATTGCTTAATTGATTCTTGAATTTAAGCCGCATGCAACTAACGCATAATTAATACTACAATAATTTTGTGGCTCAATCACCATTCTGAAAGTTGCTTACATTTCTCAATTTGTCCAACAAATTGGCTATCTCAAGATGACCATGTTTAATTGCTGTCACATCAGCTCGAATTCCGCGATTAGTTTTATCTACGTCACAACCGGCATGACACAATAACCGCACCAAATTAATATGACCATGCCGAGCGGCCACATGCAGCGGAGTCAAACCCTTTTTATTGGCAGCATCTAATTCTGCGCCGTTATCTATCAGTAATGATACCATCGATTCGTTGCCAGTTTCGCAAGCTGTGTGCAACAACGTGTCTTCCTTCTGAacgataaatattcattttttaaaacatttataATACTGTTTGGTTTAAtgagataataaaaataattatcaattttgcTGGAAATACTGAAGCCGATAAACTCCATTCTTGACAAAACAGATATACTTTTTACACATTTGTTGCAATATATGTGCATACAGTGAGAGAAAATTACCGAATCCGTTACATCGAGTGGTGCTCCTTGCTgcagtaactgtaatacagcTTCTATGCATCCACGTTTAACAGCACTCATCATAGCTCCCCTGAGACCCTGAGGTCCGTCAGAGCCCTGTTACGAATAAAATActcgtattatttatttatatcacaAAATGTGCCAAGTTACACCCCAACAGTATCTATAATGGTGCAAGGCATAATCAGTCAAATAATGACAGTAGAAAAGGATTTCACAGTTCAGGCAATTGAAGTTTAGAAATTTAATGCCAATATATTATTAACTCCAGGGATTCATCAAATGAAATACTGTAATCTAAGACTTTTCAAGACTGTTCAGTCtctttaataataataatatattatttttcaataaactgCGATGCACGTCATTCGAATTATGGAAAAATGATTTAGGATGACAACTGAAAGACACAAGACAGTACTTATTGACGAAAATTGTTAAGTTCTTGAATTCTGGGACACACCGTCATTATCCATGGGTGCTTGAGACATGATTCCGCGCTGCCTCTTTCcctgaaaatataatatgtattttcTTCGGTTCATACAAAATGTGCAACACAAGCCaaagttaattaattttaacatGCTTCTGCCATGTGgcataataaaaatgaacggTTCGtaagattgaaataaaattgagtaTCAGTATGGTCAAGAAAAAGGTGAACCATCGAATGGAAAAATCCAACATGCACTAGGATGTTTGAAGTGATTGCGTCAATAAATAACTGGAGGATTCGGTAAACTTACTTTGCATCTTTGACTAATAAAGACTGAATGAAATCCTTGGCTAGTGTAGAAACACTGCTAAAGTATTCATTGTCAAATTGATATTGGCAGGAAGCAACGTTAGCATATGTTTCTTGCTTATCTTCACCCAAAAATGGTGAAGCTCCACTCAAAAGAATATAAGTCAAGACCCCAACAGCCCATAGATCTGTTCCAAGACTAAGAGGTTCGTAATTGACAATTTCTGGGGCCACGAATTCTGGCGTTCCAAAGAGAGCTCGATGTTCCGAACCAGGTGTCAAACGATGAGAAAGTCCCAAATCTACATTCAGGCAATGTCAATTAATCTATTGTAAACTCacagataaaaataatcaaactcaATACTAGTCCCAGTTttatataagaaaaatttggttctaatttcaagtaaatggaatgaaaaaaatatatgttttcAGCATATCAATCTAAATTGTAATGATCAAAAGTTTCTGTAACTAACCACTAGCAAAACCTAAAGTATTGCATTGCATACAGTATTTGGGTTAATTAAAAGATTACCCTTGGTGATAGGAGGAGTAGGcattaatgaaattaaactaACCGATTAGCTTAATGCTTGGCATGGGTGGGGGTGTAGACAAAAGTATATTTTCAGGCTTAATATCCAAATGCGCTACTTGATGGGAATGTAAGTGACTTAAAGCCAGTAAAACTTGTCGcacctgaaataaaataatcttaATATCgatatataaatttcacaattaaTTCATAATCATAAATTTCACAGTATACATCATTACATTACATATAAGAAAACTGCAAGAGGTATAGTATCATGACAAACCACGTGCGTAGCTTCAACTTCGCTGGATGGTGTCCAATGAAACAATTCACCTCCGGTAATCAATTCTAATAGGAGAACAACAGTTGTACCTGTGTCAATAACTTTGTGCAAAGACACGATAT
This genomic stretch from Neodiprion pinetum isolate iyNeoPine1 chromosome 6, iyNeoPine1.2, whole genome shotgun sequence harbors:
- the LOC124222058 gene encoding tropomyosin-2; the protein is MDAIKKKIAALKLEMEAASEKVETNENKAKAENLRAEKTNDEVRDLGKRLAQLERDYTISKANLEQSTKALEQCEKSFSKAEQDLSGLTRRVQQIEQDLHKREETRLTAQIKLTRATELADDAKRMCKVLEDRSRLDEERMEKLTAELKDARLLAEDADQKSDEISKKLQFVEEELEAAEERVKTSEAKIVEREDELFIVQNIVKSLEVSEEKANQRVEELKIQLKQLKAKFKGTEKRAIGAERTVKMLLKDVEMKEDELRGEKEKFKAICDDLDSTFAEMTGY
- the LOC124222051 gene encoding death-associated protein kinase 1 isoform X2 — encoded protein: MMPGTSRQFGASASGPEWDTLMEVHHEPIEKNYELHEEIGKGQFAVVRKCIELKTKAVFAAKIMRKRRVARGVATADIAREAGLLARLRHPNIVSLHKVIDTGTTVVLLLELITGGELFHWTPSSEVEATHVVRQVLLALSHLHSHQVAHLDIKPENILLSTPPPMPSIKLIDLGLSHRLTPGSEHRALFGTPEFVAPEIVNYEPLSLGTDLWAVGVLTYILLSGASPFLGEDKQETYANVASCQYQFDNEYFSSVSTLAKDFIQSLLVKDAKERGSAESCLKHPWIMTGSDGPQGLRGAMMSAVKRGCIEAVLQLLQQGAPLDVTDSKEDTLLHTACETGNESMVSLLIDNGAELDAANKKGLTPLHVAARHGHINLVRLLCHAGCDVDKTNRGIRADVTAIKHGHLEIANLLDKLRNPVQRDNYIRQLQPTQRPIERLHIRLLGHCASGKSSLVRSLKSGLFSFGFFRRSRSQNCTAKREPSIELDVTSKHGSLSFEYSDSEYEGTLGVEWSRGNAGGDCVFWELCGREEYLIAYHHVLTYQQPAVHLVTISLREPLTVQVQQARFWLRYILDRIQPTNIGFGGRCSDVKVILVGTYAPETPVPTSNGVSLLAPLLPLLSEYMSILGDEPQLVALDATNPSSPGLKLLRTYLNSIRAQFNEGALVWTGLVEVWRSHLQTMEETPVMLTLEELLADVRKVNPLTSLDHCRQLGQQLQALGECVLLPDDLVVLNPEWLWRDVIGWQLSPEHRGRLGGRTTGVYTMDDFQARCPCPAAQALQALQAMNLCIPCEVDEDEVEFELPCLNLIERLPGLWEPWKSSPTTLPHAGLRFCLGEASLYHLSPIFPHLQAQLRKITQSWDPRDSDLYQWWRGSKLCVGACESIVTLEEEDQGYIEVRVRGPRGTSRQCAGLFNVILDALDTTVEIVAPGMLLEKHWLSPSQLRDYDEVIHSWEPATFLSALIDLSLDEAIMKNPFNGQQESIWEIVGFGLSLNHETISGTRLPVKQIKASVQRRLAQMLDPPESHGRDWCLLAVRLGLGDRVAQFDSTTDSPTLRLLNCAGTDSTVGSLVQQLQALGREDAAQLLLSHTPTHYMSTLIDSETGSNLSR
- the LOC124222051 gene encoding death-associated protein kinase 1 isoform X1 — protein: MMPGTSRQFGASASGPEWDTLMEVHHEPIEKNYELHEEIGKGQFAVVRKCIELKTKAVFAAKIMRKRRVARGVATADIAREAGLLARLRHPNIVSLHKVIDTGTTVVLLLELITGGELFHWTPSSEVEATHVVRQVLLALSHLHSHQVAHLDIKPENILLSTPPPMPSIKLIDLGLSHRLTPGSEHRALFGTPEFVAPEIVNYEPLSLGTDLWAVGVLTYILLSGASPFLGEDKQETYANVASCQYQFDNEYFSSVSTLAKDFIQSLLVKDAKERGSAESCLKHPWIMTGSDGPQGLRGAMMSAVKRGCIEAVLQLLQQGAPLDVTDSKEDTLLHTACETGNESMVSLLIDNGAELDAANKKGLTPLHVAARHGHINLVRLLCHAGCDVDKTNRGIRADVTAIKHGHLEIANLLDKLRNPVQRDNYIRQLQPTQRPIERLHIRLLGHCASGKSSLVRSLKSGLFSFGFFRRSRSQNCTAKREPSIELDVTSKHGSLSFEYSDSEYEGTLGVEWSRGNAGGDCVFWELCGREEYLIAYHHVLTYQQPAVHLVTISLREPLTVQVQQARFWLRYILDRIQPTNIGFGGRCSDVKVILVGTYAPETPVPTSNGVSLLAPLLPLLSEYMSILGDEPQLVALDATNPSSPGLKLLRTYLNSIRAQFNEGGGGATETFRQSHESSAAPTYAPLANLELQGALVWTGLVEVWRSHLQTMEETPVMLTLEELLADVRKVNPLTSLDHCRQLGQQLQALGECVLLPDDLVVLNPEWLWRDVIGWQLSPEHRGRLGGRTTGVYTMDDFQARCPCPAAQALQALQAMNLCIPCEVDEDEVEFELPCLNLIERLPGLWEPWKSSPTTLPHAGLRFCLGEASLYHLSPIFPHLQAQLRKITQSWDPRDSDLYQWWRGSKLCVGACESIVTLEEEDQGYIEVRVRGPRGTSRQCAGLFNVILDALDTTVEIVAPGMLLEKHWLSPSQLRDYDEVIHSWEPATFLSALIDLSLDEAIMKNPFNGQQESIWEIVGFGLSLNHETISGTRLPVKQIKASVQRRLAQMLDPPESHGRDWCLLAVRLGLGDRVAQFDSTTDSPTLRLLNCAGTDSTVGSLVQQLQALGREDAAQLLLSHTPTHYMSTLIDSETGSNLSR